The proteins below are encoded in one region of Sinorhizobium meliloti:
- a CDS encoding amino acid ABC transporter permease: MFNYTFHWNQALRALPQMLDGAVVTLQVAVLSMVIGVACAIALTVFRLSGSRILGGIATTWVEVARNTPALFQIYMAHFGLGNFGIHLSPYTALLVGIAFNNAGYLAENFRGALKAIPDTQARAGRSLGMTSLQAFRLIVLPQMLRVAFLPATNQMVWAILMTSLGVTVGMNTDLAGITQELNARSFRTFEFFALAAVIYYLIAKAVTLAARAFAWRMFRY, from the coding sequence ATGTTCAACTACACCTTCCACTGGAACCAGGCGCTGAGGGCGCTGCCGCAGATGCTGGACGGCGCGGTGGTCACGCTGCAGGTCGCGGTGCTGTCGATGGTCATCGGCGTCGCCTGCGCGATCGCGCTCACCGTGTTCCGCCTGTCCGGCAGCCGTATCCTTGGCGGCATCGCCACGACCTGGGTCGAGGTCGCGCGAAACACGCCGGCGCTGTTCCAGATCTACATGGCCCATTTCGGCCTCGGCAATTTCGGGATCCACCTGAGTCCCTATACGGCGCTTCTGGTCGGGATCGCCTTCAACAATGCGGGCTATCTTGCCGAGAATTTCCGCGGCGCGCTCAAGGCCATTCCGGATACGCAGGCCCGCGCTGGCCGGTCGCTCGGCATGACCTCGCTGCAGGCGTTCCGGCTGATCGTTCTGCCGCAGATGCTGCGCGTGGCCTTCCTGCCCGCGACGAACCAGATGGTCTGGGCGATCCTGATGACGTCGCTCGGCGTCACCGTCGGCATGAACACCGACCTTGCCGGCATCACGCAGGAACTGAATGCCCGCTCCTTCCGCACATTCGAATTCTTCGCGCTCGCTGCGGTGATCTACTACCTGATCGCCAAGGCGGTCACGCTTGCAGCCCGGGCCTTCGCCTGGCGCATGTTCCGCTACTGA
- a CDS encoding dihydrodipicolinate synthase family protein, giving the protein MKAKIFSGVIPALMTPCRKDRTPDFDALVRKGKALIADGMSAVVYCGSMGDWPLLTDAQRMEGVERLVKAGVPVIVGTGAVNTALAAAHAAHAQKVGAQGLMVIPRVLSRGPSIVAQKAHFKAILAAAPDLPSVIYNSPYYGFATRADLFFALRAEHPNLVGFKEFGGNADMRYAAEHITSRDDGVSLMIGVDTAVFHGFVNCGATGAITGIGNVLPKEVIHLCNLSRAAAAGDVDARQRAQELEQALAVLSSFDEGPDLVLYFKHMMVLKGDKEYTLHFNETDALTESQRGYVEAQFKIFNTWYAEWSKLPGAVEKYKA; this is encoded by the coding sequence ATGAAGGCCAAGATTTTTTCGGGCGTGATCCCAGCCCTGATGACCCCTTGCAGAAAAGACCGCACGCCCGACTTCGATGCCCTCGTCCGCAAGGGCAAGGCGTTGATTGCCGATGGCATGTCGGCAGTCGTCTATTGCGGTTCGATGGGCGACTGGCCGCTCCTGACCGACGCGCAGCGCATGGAAGGCGTGGAGCGTCTGGTAAAGGCGGGCGTCCCCGTCATCGTCGGCACCGGTGCCGTCAACACCGCCTTGGCCGCCGCGCATGCGGCGCATGCCCAGAAGGTCGGAGCACAGGGCCTGATGGTAATCCCGCGCGTCTTGTCGCGCGGTCCCTCGATCGTGGCGCAGAAGGCGCATTTCAAGGCAATACTGGCTGCCGCGCCGGATCTGCCCTCGGTGATCTACAACAGCCCCTATTACGGGTTCGCCACACGGGCCGACCTCTTCTTCGCGCTGCGTGCGGAGCATCCGAACCTCGTCGGCTTCAAAGAGTTCGGCGGCAATGCCGACATGCGCTACGCGGCCGAGCACATCACCAGCCGTGACGACGGCGTCTCGCTGATGATCGGCGTCGATACGGCCGTTTTCCACGGTTTCGTGAACTGCGGCGCGACCGGCGCCATCACGGGTATCGGCAACGTACTGCCGAAGGAAGTGATTCACCTCTGCAACCTGTCCAGGGCCGCAGCCGCCGGCGATGTCGATGCACGCCAGCGTGCGCAGGAGCTCGAGCAGGCGCTTGCCGTGCTTTCCTCCTTCGATGAAGGGCCGGACCTCGTCCTCTATTTCAAGCACATGATGGTGCTGAAGGGAGACAAGGAATACACGCTCCACTTCAACGAGACCGACGCGCTGACCGAAAGCCAGCGCGGCTATGTCGAGGCGCAGTTCAAGATCTTCAACACCTGGTATGCCGAGTGGAGCAAGCTCCCGGGCGCCGTCGAGAAGTACAAGGCCTGA
- a CDS encoding Ldh family oxidoreductase has product MSETTTLTTTALQERVEAIFRKGGLNVVQAGALARVIVAGERDACKSHGIYRIEGALRTVKAGKVKPDAEPEIVAQEASAIVKVNAGGGFANPAFELGLPVLAERARKHGIAALAINDCTHFSALWPEAEALTGEGLAGLVMCPSYATVAPTGGNKPLLGTNPFAFGWPRAGKPPYVFDFATSVAARGEIELHRRAGKPLPEGWAIDAQGNPTTDPEAALAGAMLPFGGHKGSAIGTMIELLAGIMIGDLTSPEVLDYLGTTTLAPFHGELIVAFSPQAFAAGRPGDPFDRAELLFEAIVGQGARLPSQRRFAARAKSEAEGITLSAAEIEQLDRLLALGLDAVA; this is encoded by the coding sequence ATGAGCGAGACAACCACCCTGACGACCACCGCGCTTCAGGAGCGCGTCGAGGCGATCTTCCGCAAGGGCGGCCTTAACGTGGTCCAGGCGGGCGCTCTCGCCCGGGTGATCGTTGCCGGCGAACGCGATGCCTGCAAGTCGCACGGCATCTACCGGATCGAGGGCGCGCTGCGCACGGTCAAGGCTGGCAAGGTCAAGCCGGACGCCGAGCCGGAAATCGTCGCGCAGGAAGCCTCGGCGATCGTCAAGGTGAATGCCGGGGGCGGTTTCGCCAATCCCGCCTTCGAACTCGGTCTGCCGGTGCTTGCCGAGCGTGCCCGCAAGCACGGCATCGCCGCACTCGCCATCAACGACTGCACGCATTTTTCGGCGCTCTGGCCGGAAGCGGAGGCGCTCACGGGAGAAGGGCTTGCCGGACTCGTCATGTGCCCGAGCTATGCCACGGTCGCACCGACCGGCGGCAACAAGCCGTTGCTCGGCACCAATCCCTTCGCCTTTGGCTGGCCGCGCGCGGGCAAGCCGCCCTACGTCTTCGACTTCGCGACATCGGTGGCGGCACGGGGCGAGATCGAGCTGCACCGCCGGGCGGGCAAACCGCTGCCCGAAGGCTGGGCCATCGATGCGCAAGGCAATCCGACCACCGACCCGGAGGCGGCGCTCGCGGGCGCCATGCTGCCCTTCGGCGGACACAAGGGCTCGGCCATCGGCACGATGATCGAGCTGCTGGCGGGCATCATGATCGGCGACCTGACCAGCCCCGAAGTGCTCGACTATCTAGGCACCACGACGCTCGCCCCCTTCCACGGCGAACTCATCGTCGCCTTCTCCCCGCAGGCTTTCGCCGCCGGTCGTCCAGGCGACCCCTTCGACCGGGCGGAGCTGCTGTTCGAAGCGATCGTCGGCCAGGGCGCCCGCCTGCCTTCGCAGCGCCGCTTTGCCGCCCGAGCGAAGTCGGAGGCCGAGGGCATCACGCTGAGCGCGGCCGAGATCGAGCAGCTCGACCGGCTGCTTGCGCTCGGGCTCGACGCCGTGGCGTGA
- a CDS encoding amino acid ABC transporter ATP-binding protein, translated as MIEIENVRKSFSSLEVLKGIDLTVEKGEVVTIIGGSGSGKSTLLTCINGLEPIDSGRIVIDGTDVHAKGTDLNRLRRKVGIVFQQWNAFPHLTVLENVMLAPRKVLGLPKDKAEEIAVKQLTHVGLGEKLKVYPNRMSGGQQQRMAIARALAMSPEYMLFDEVTSALDPMLVGEVLDTLKMLAEEGMTMICVTHEMTFARDVSDRVAFFHQGIMAEIGSPDQIFASPQNPETQKFLASVR; from the coding sequence ATGATTGAGATCGAAAACGTCCGCAAATCCTTCAGCTCTCTGGAGGTTCTCAAGGGTATCGACCTGACCGTCGAAAAGGGGGAGGTGGTCACCATCATCGGCGGCTCCGGCTCCGGCAAGTCGACGCTGCTCACCTGCATCAACGGGCTGGAGCCGATCGACTCCGGCCGGATCGTGATCGACGGGACCGATGTCCATGCCAAGGGCACCGATCTCAACAGGCTGCGCCGAAAGGTCGGGATCGTGTTCCAGCAATGGAACGCCTTCCCGCATCTGACCGTGCTCGAAAACGTCATGCTCGCCCCGCGCAAGGTGCTTGGCCTCCCGAAGGACAAGGCCGAGGAGATCGCGGTGAAGCAGTTGACCCATGTCGGTCTCGGCGAGAAGCTCAAGGTCTATCCGAACCGCATGTCGGGCGGCCAGCAGCAGCGCATGGCGATCGCCCGGGCGCTTGCCATGTCGCCGGAATATATGCTGTTCGACGAGGTGACTTCGGCGCTCGATCCGATGCTGGTCGGCGAGGTGCTCGACACCCTCAAGATGCTGGCGGAAGAGGGAATGACGATGATCTGCGTTACCCACGAAATGACCTTTGCCCGCGACGTGTCGGATCGCGTGGCCTTCTTCCATCAGGGGATCATGGCCGAGATCGGTTCGCCCGATCAGATTTTCGCCTCGCCGCAGAACCCTGAAACGCAGAAGTTCCTGGCGAGCGTACGATAA
- a CDS encoding GntR family transcriptional regulator, whose product MTNKDTDTNSAPERKRGSGVKMVYDLLRDEILDLVLPPGCPIDEVQLAERFKMSRTPIREALVRLAGEGLIATLPNRSTMVSNIDFLNLHTFFDALVLMYRVTTRLAAEHHRSDDLEVIRARQAEFAAAVQAQDALAMIATNAAFHSAIAEAGRNPYFIGLFNRLLDEGRRILRLYYQSYNDRLPQRFVDEHEDMIAVIAARDAEAADRLARAHAEQIVEQIQKLFARNDRLEIAL is encoded by the coding sequence ATGACCAACAAGGATACGGACACCAATTCAGCTCCCGAACGCAAGCGCGGTTCCGGCGTGAAGATGGTCTATGACCTCTTGCGGGACGAAATCCTCGATCTGGTTCTGCCGCCGGGCTGTCCGATCGACGAGGTGCAGCTCGCCGAACGGTTCAAGATGTCGCGCACGCCGATCCGTGAAGCGCTGGTTCGGTTGGCGGGAGAGGGGCTGATCGCTACGCTGCCCAACAGATCGACGATGGTGTCGAATATCGATTTCCTGAACCTGCACACCTTCTTCGACGCGCTGGTGCTGATGTATCGCGTCACGACGCGCCTGGCGGCCGAACACCACCGATCGGATGATCTCGAGGTGATCCGCGCCCGCCAGGCGGAATTCGCCGCAGCGGTCCAGGCGCAGGATGCGCTGGCGATGATCGCCACCAATGCCGCCTTCCATTCGGCCATCGCCGAGGCAGGCCGAAATCCCTATTTCATAGGCCTGTTCAACAGGCTTCTCGACGAGGGGCGACGGATCCTCAGGCTCTATTATCAGTCCTATAACGACCGGCTGCCGCAGCGCTTCGTCGACGAGCACGAGGATATGATCGCCGTCATCGCCGCGCGAGACGCCGAGGCAGCCGATCGGCTGGCGCGCGCTCATGCCGAACAAATCGTCGAGCAAATTCAAAAGCTTTTTGCCCGTAATGACCGGCTCGAAATTGCTCTGTGA
- a CDS encoding aldehyde dehydrogenase (NADP(+)) → MIFTPKGKHLVAGEWLDGAGTFASAPAHGPAHDFAVGTVELVNRACEAAEEAFWTYGYSSRKERAAFLRAIADEIEARAEAITEIGSQETGLPEARLNGERGRTTGQLRLFADHIEKGDYLDRRVDAAMPERQPAPRQEIRLVQRPVGPVAVFGASNFPLAFSTAGGDTAAALAAGCPVVVKGHSAHPGTGEIVAEAVDAAIRKTGVHPGVFSLIQGGSRDVGHALVQHPHIKAVGFTGSLAGGRALFDLCAARPEPIPFFGELGSVNPMFLLPEALKARAETLGQGWAGSLTMGAGQFCTNPGIAVVIEGADADRFTTAAVEALAKVAPQTMLTDGIAKAYRDGQARFATRNAVKPLLATESSGRDASPNLFETTGAQFLADHALGEEVFGPLGLVVRVGSPAEMEELARGFQGQLTATIHMDAGDLETARRLRPVLERKAGRVLVNGFPTGVEVVDSMVHGGPYPASTNFGATSVGTMSIRRFLRPVAYQNMPEDLLPEDFLG, encoded by the coding sequence ATGATTTTCACCCCCAAAGGAAAACACCTCGTCGCGGGCGAATGGCTCGATGGGGCAGGCACCTTCGCTTCGGCGCCGGCGCATGGCCCGGCGCATGATTTTGCCGTAGGCACCGTAGAGCTGGTGAACCGGGCCTGCGAGGCGGCTGAGGAAGCCTTCTGGACCTATGGCTATTCCTCGCGCAAGGAGCGCGCCGCCTTCCTGCGCGCCATCGCCGACGAGATCGAGGCCCGGGCGGAGGCGATTACCGAGATCGGCAGCCAGGAAACCGGCCTGCCCGAGGCGCGGCTCAACGGCGAACGGGGCCGCACGACCGGCCAGCTCAGGCTCTTTGCCGATCATATCGAAAAGGGTGATTATCTCGACCGGCGCGTCGATGCGGCGATGCCCGAGCGCCAGCCGGCGCCCCGTCAGGAGATACGGCTGGTCCAGCGCCCCGTCGGTCCGGTCGCCGTCTTCGGCGCCTCGAATTTCCCGCTGGCCTTTTCGACCGCCGGCGGCGATACGGCCGCGGCGCTCGCAGCCGGCTGCCCGGTCGTGGTAAAGGGTCATTCGGCGCATCCCGGCACCGGCGAGATCGTCGCCGAGGCCGTCGACGCAGCGATCCGCAAGACGGGTGTTCATCCCGGCGTATTCTCGCTGATCCAGGGCGGCAGCCGCGACGTCGGTCATGCGCTGGTGCAGCATCCCCATATCAAGGCCGTAGGCTTCACCGGTTCGCTCGCCGGCGGACGTGCCCTGTTCGATCTTTGCGCGGCGCGCCCCGAACCGATCCCGTTCTTCGGCGAACTCGGTTCGGTCAACCCGATGTTCCTGCTGCCGGAAGCGTTGAAGGCACGGGCGGAAACGCTGGGGCAGGGATGGGCCGGTTCGCTCACCATGGGCGCCGGGCAGTTCTGCACCAATCCCGGAATCGCCGTCGTCATCGAAGGTGCGGACGCCGACCGCTTCACCACCGCCGCCGTCGAGGCGCTTGCCAAGGTGGCACCGCAAACCATGCTGACGGACGGTATCGCCAAGGCCTACCGCGACGGTCAGGCGCGCTTTGCGACGCGCAACGCCGTCAAACCGCTGCTTGCGACCGAGTCGTCCGGCCGTGACGCATCGCCCAATCTCTTCGAGACGACGGGTGCCCAGTTCCTGGCCGACCATGCGCTCGGCGAAGAAGTGTTCGGCCCGCTTGGACTGGTGGTTCGGGTGGGATCGCCGGCCGAAATGGAAGAGCTCGCGCGCGGCTTCCAGGGCCAGCTGACCGCAACCATCCATATGGATGCGGGCGATCTGGAGACGGCGCGCCGTCTGCGTCCGGTGCTCGAGCGCAAGGCGGGCCGGGTGCTGGTCAACGGCTTCCCGACCGGGGTTGAAGTCGTGGATTCGATGGTGCATGGAGGCCCCTATCCAGCCTCGACCAACTTCGGCGCAACCAGCGTCGGCACCATGTCGATTCGACGTTTCCTGCGTCCCGTCGCTTACCAGAACATGCCGGAAGACCTGCTGCCCGAGGACTTCCTCGGCTGA
- a CDS encoding transporter substrate-binding domain-containing protein, with protein MKTSVLAFGLVAATALTSPAHADKLDDIIASGTLRCAVVLDFPPMGSRDENNEPIGFDVDYCNDLATALGVTAEIVETPFPERIPALMSGRVDVGVASTSDTLERAKTVGMTVPYFAFEMAVTANEKSGIKSFEDMKGKVVGATAGTYEAIALENQVKAWGEGEFRPYQTQADVFLALSQGQLDATVSTSTVAQSNVKGGKFPGISVVDKAPFDIDYVALFTNREEYGFLNYLNLFVNQQVRTGRYAELYEKWVGGEAPSLAVNGVYR; from the coding sequence ATGAAGACCTCGGTCCTCGCCTTCGGCCTCGTTGCCGCCACCGCTCTGACGAGCCCCGCCCATGCCGACAAGCTGGACGACATCATCGCTTCGGGAACGCTGCGCTGCGCCGTGGTGCTCGACTTCCCGCCGATGGGTTCGCGCGACGAGAACAACGAACCGATCGGCTTCGACGTGGATTACTGCAACGATCTGGCCACGGCGCTCGGCGTCACCGCGGAGATCGTGGAGACGCCGTTTCCCGAGCGCATCCCGGCGCTGATGTCCGGCCGCGTCGATGTCGGTGTCGCCTCCACCTCCGATACGCTCGAGCGTGCCAAGACCGTCGGCATGACGGTGCCTTACTTCGCCTTTGAAATGGCGGTAACCGCCAACGAGAAGTCCGGCATCAAGTCCTTCGAAGACATGAAGGGCAAGGTGGTCGGCGCCACCGCGGGCACCTATGAGGCGATCGCACTCGAAAACCAGGTCAAGGCCTGGGGCGAGGGCGAGTTCCGCCCCTATCAGACGCAGGCCGACGTTTTCCTGGCGCTGAGCCAGGGCCAGCTCGACGCCACCGTCTCTACCTCGACGGTCGCGCAGTCCAACGTCAAGGGCGGCAAGTTCCCCGGTATCTCCGTGGTCGACAAGGCGCCCTTCGACATCGACTACGTGGCCCTCTTCACTAACCGCGAGGAATACGGCTTCCTCAACTACCTCAACCTGTTCGTCAATCAGCAGGTCCGCACCGGCCGCTATGCCGAACTCTACGAGAAGTGGGTCGGTGGCGAGGCTCCGTCCCTGGCGGTGAACGGCGTTTACCGTTGA
- a CDS encoding amino acid ABC transporter permease: MFDTALTWNDLAFLAQGAGMTLAVTAVAVTAGTVLGILFGVIRFQIGPYWSAPLTLLLDVFRSVPLLIQLVLGNAFQSIAKLGWGAFTTSGVVLSLYTAAFCAEIVRGGISSVPVTTRRAARSLGMTWWQDMRYIVAPLATRVSLPSWIGLTLGVMKDSALVLWLGLVELLRASQILVTRLQEPLFILLICGAIYFLLSFPVARLGGYLEKRWSPND; encoded by the coding sequence ATGTTTGATACTGCCCTCACCTGGAACGATCTCGCCTTTCTTGCGCAAGGCGCCGGAATGACGCTGGCGGTAACCGCCGTCGCCGTCACCGCCGGCACCGTTCTCGGCATCCTCTTCGGAGTGATCCGGTTCCAGATCGGACCCTATTGGTCGGCGCCGCTCACCTTGCTGCTCGACGTGTTTCGCTCGGTACCGCTCCTGATCCAGCTCGTGCTCGGCAATGCCTTCCAGTCGATCGCCAAGCTCGGCTGGGGCGCCTTCACGACCTCCGGCGTGGTGCTCTCGCTCTACACGGCGGCGTTCTGCGCGGAGATCGTGCGCGGCGGAATTTCATCGGTGCCGGTGACGACCCGCCGTGCGGCGCGCTCCCTCGGCATGACCTGGTGGCAGGACATGCGCTACATCGTGGCGCCGCTTGCCACCCGGGTTTCGCTTCCGTCGTGGATAGGCCTGACGCTCGGCGTGATGAAGGACTCCGCACTGGTGCTCTGGCTCGGCCTGGTCGAGCTCCTGCGTGCCTCGCAGATACTGGTCACGCGTCTGCAGGAGCCGCTCTTCATTCTGCTGATCTGCGGCGCCATCTACTTCCTCCTCAGCTTCCCCGTCGCCCGGCTTGGCGGGTATCTCGAAAAACGGTGGTCCCCCAATGATTGA
- a CDS encoding YkvA family protein: MKWLDRARRWARGIRRDVVVLWLAARDRRVPWYAKLAAGAVAAYALSPIDLIPDFIPVLGYLDDLIIVPVGIIVVLKLIPVDVLADLRAAAMKHTERPVSRAGLVAVISIWVLLAALLLWVALGPAAAVR; the protein is encoded by the coding sequence GTGAAGTGGCTGGACCGGGCACGCCGATGGGCAAGGGGCATCAGGCGAGACGTCGTCGTCCTGTGGCTGGCGGCGCGTGACCGCCGTGTGCCCTGGTATGCGAAGCTGGCGGCAGGCGCGGTCGCGGCCTATGCATTGTCGCCGATCGACCTGATACCCGACTTCATCCCGGTCCTCGGCTATCTCGACGACCTGATCATCGTTCCCGTCGGCATCATCGTCGTGCTGAAGCTCATCCCAGTCGACGTCCTTGCGGACCTGCGCGCCGCAGCAATGAAACACACCGAGCGGCCGGTGAGCCGGGCCGGGCTCGTGGCGGTCATTTCAATATGGGTCCTGCTGGCAGCTCTGCTCTTGTGGGTGGCGCTTGGCCCCGCTGCCGCCGTGCGGTAA